The genomic region ATGATCAATGGATAGGTATTTATGCCTGGTGATAATGATGTAAGCAGGTGGGTGGCCACCTTGATGTTAAGATAGCCTTGATCGGGCACAACGGCTGACGGCAAACCAGTGGCGACTGGCAAAACTTCAGGCTATGCGTGACAGACTATATTTGACAATGCGTGCAAATCACGCCAGAGTTCGCCATGCTTCGTAGAGGCTCTCATGGGACAGCCGTCAATATGAAACCCTCGGGCCTTTTCCCTTTTACTTAATCGCTCTCTGGAACGCAACGTAGGCCAATAACATACCAAAAGCCGCAAAAGCCACAACGACAATAAAACATAGCCATAAGGGCAGAAACTCGGCACCTGCCAGAGTAACGCTGCTGTCGAAAAATGTTTGTCGCATGCCGTCTACTACATAGCTGGTCGGATTCAAGCGGGCACAGATCTCCATCCACTTTGGCATAGATTCCAGAGGATAGAGTGCGTTGCTCATGAATAGAAGCGGCAAGGTTAGGAGAAAGATCACCATGTGATATGAACCAGGGTTGTCCGTCTTGGATGCAAATGCCAGCGCAATGCCAGCAAAGCCCAACCCATAGGCCATGACCAACACCAGTCCACCAAGCCAGCCCAAAGGATCGAGGTTTCCTTGAGCGCCAATCAGCACTCCAATCACTAGTATCACTATCGCCTGAAACAGTGTCTTGGTTACTATGCTCAGGGCATTACCCAACAGTATACTAAGTCGGGGAATAGGCGCTGCAAGATACTCCTTGACAATGCCCTGGATCCGCTCGGTCAACCACACCAGGCCGCCGCCGATAGCACCGCTCATAGCGGTGAGGGCAACAATGCCTGGCACCATGAACGTTATATAGATATCGCCTCCGCCTGCAATTGCCGGTCCAAGCAGGCCCTTCATACCAATACCAAACAGCACGACCCACAGGATGGGCTGGATCAGCATTCCAACAGCTTCTTCCGGGTGCACCCGCAGCTTCTGCATTTGCTTGCTCCAAAGGATCAAAGCTGCACTCATTTCGTATTCCCCCTTATCTTCGGCGCTATAGGCGGTTTGCGTCTATTTATCCCGCAACTGGCGGCCCGTGTACTTGAGGAAAACATCGCTCAGGCTGGGCTTAGCAACTGAGATGTCCTCGACAACAAAGCCGCTGCCGGTCGCCGCAGATATCACATCGGAAAGCCGTCTGTTACCAGAATCGACGCCAATCTGAATCAACCCATCGCCCGTCGTCACAGTCTCTACAAAGGATAAAGCCCGAACTTTCTCAACGAACTTGTCGCTATCTCCTTGCCCCACAATTCGGATAGAATCAGCGCCCATCTGGTCAATCAACTCACGAGGCGAACCTTCAACCACAATGCGCCCATGGTCAATGATTCCAACCCGATCGGCCAGTTGCTCGGCTTCGTCCATATAGTGCGTCGTCAGCAGCAACGTCGAGCCGCGCTGCGTCTTCAAATTGCGGATGTAGTCCCAAATACTGGCTCTATTTTGCGGGTCGAGACCCAGTGTTGGCTCATCAAGAAAGAGCACCTCCGGCTCCGTCATTAAGCCACGTGCAAGCTCCAGGCGGCGCTTCATGCCACCTGAGTAGGTATTGACCCGGCGGTCAGCCGCCTCTTTCAACTCAACCAGTGCCAGCAATTCGGCAATCTTGGCCTTGCGTCGTGCCCTTCTCAAGCCATATAGCCGTCCGTGATATTCCAGTACCTGTCGCCCTGTCAGCTCGATATCTAAAACCATCTCTTGAAATGTTACACCGATGCGTCGGCGGACGGCGCTTGCCTGGTGTACCACATTAAAGCCAGCTACACTTGCCGAACCAGCCGTCGGTTGGATAAGCGTCGTCAGCATGAGAATCGTCGTCGTCTTACCGGCCCCATTTGGACCCAGCAGAGCATACACGGTGCTGCGTCTAATGGCTAGGTCAACTCCATCTACCGCTAGGATATCGTCACCATAGCGTTTAACCAGTCCCCTGGCTTCAACGGCCATGTCTGCGATAGCTTGTTTGTGAACTTCTGCTGCCTGAGTAGTGTCGCCCTCTTGACCTCCAATTGCTACTTTCCCCTTGCACTCAGGATAACGAGTGCACACATGGAATGAACGGCCAACATTTGGGCCTCTTTTTGCTGTCCGTACAACTGTTTGAGAGCCACATTTTGGACATCTAATATCTTGGGACATCACCCAACTCCCTTCTCTCCAAATCCGTCTGGCTGGAGTGTTCGCTCTATTATGGTACTATCATATAGCATGGCACACAATAGACCAGACAGCTTGCCGTTTTAGCTTTCCCAGTTAAAAATGTTAGCCGATAATACGCATGGATGGTGAACAATTCACTAGAATGTGACCGAGTGAACAAATCGTCAAAGAGTGCAGGTTTTTACGTCCTCATGGATACCGATATAACCAAGCAACGCATACTTTAATCTATTGACCTCGCCTCATTAAGATCCCTGTTGCCTATTGGCACTAATGTGTAGGACTGTTATTACCTATCTGCCTATAACCTTCCACTTCATCATCATTAAGGCTGAGCATGTTCCATTCACTCTCGTCCATAATACTTACCTCGCTTCAGTTAGCCTCTTCTTAAAAGTACACTAATCTGCCACCCTGCCTTTGTCGAGAGCCCACTCTGTTTATCATTAATTGGCTATCTAGCAACAGCCAAGTTACTCAGGGATATGCCATTCTCTTTTCGAAGCGAGTGCAATATAGGTTCCTCTGTTCTGCTTAAATCATTTCCATGGTTGAGAACGGTGGATAGCCTCCACTAGAACTTAGATGAAACCAACTTAGGGCGTCGAAATGGAGGTTAGGGGGTTGCCATATATGTAAAACGCTGACTGCTTAACTTCTGATTATGGTGTCGATGTATTTGGTCTCTACTTGTGAGTAACTATTGACATCATCCTTCTTAGCATCTAGGATGTGCACACAAATGAACAGAGCACAATTTGCCTAGTTTGGTATTTAATATAAAGCTGAGGGATGACTATGAAGAAGTTCAGATGTACCGTTTGCAATTACATATATGATGAAGCGAAAGAGGGCAGGGAGTTTTCAATACTAACAGATGATTGGACTTGCCCGGTATGCAATGCTCTCAAGAATGCCTTTGTACCACTCTCAGAAGATCGCAAGGAAATACCTTCTAAACAGAAGACTGTATCTGATGTGCTAGTTGAACAAATGGCAGAGTGGGGTATAAATTACGTCTTCGGCGTACCTGGAACATCCTCATTAGGGTTGGTGGATGCTATCAGAAAAAATGCGAGACTGAAATACTACCAAGTACGACATGA from Dehalococcoidia bacterium harbors:
- a CDS encoding ATP-binding cassette domain-containing protein, which translates into the protein MSQDIRCPKCGSQTVVRTAKRGPNVGRSFHVCTRYPECKGKVAIGGQEGDTTQAAEVHKQAIADMAVEARGLVKRYGDDILAVDGVDLAIRRSTVYALLGPNGAGKTTTILMLTTLIQPTAGSASVAGFNVVHQASAVRRRIGVTFQEMVLDIELTGRQVLEYHGRLYGLRRARRKAKIAELLALVELKEAADRRVNTYSGGMKRRLELARGLMTEPEVLFLDEPTLGLDPQNRASIWDYIRNLKTQRGSTLLLTTHYMDEAEQLADRVGIIDHGRIVVEGSPRELIDQMGADSIRIVGQGDSDKFVEKVRALSFVETVTTGDGLIQIGVDSGNRRLSDVISAATGSGFVVEDISVAKPSLSDVFLKYTGRQLRDK
- a CDS encoding ABC transporter permease, producing MSAALILWSKQMQKLRVHPEEAVGMLIQPILWVVLFGIGMKGLLGPAIAGGGDIYITFMVPGIVALTAMSGAIGGGLVWLTERIQGIVKEYLAAPIPRLSILLGNALSIVTKTLFQAIVILVIGVLIGAQGNLDPLGWLGGLVLVMAYGLGFAGIALAFASKTDNPGSYHMVIFLLTLPLLFMSNALYPLESMPKWMEICARLNPTSYVVDGMRQTFFDSSVTLAGAEFLPLWLCFIVVVAFAAFGMLLAYVAFQRAIK